In the genome of Streptomyces sp. NBC_00259, the window CGCGAGCCGGAGGCGTACCGGTACGAGATCGACGTGGCCGAGGTCGCCGAGGTGTGGCGGCGCGGCTCGGTCGTCGGCTCCTGGCTCGTCGACCTCGTCGCCGACGCCCTCGCCCGCTCGCCCGGGCTCGACGCGTACACCGGCCGGGTCTCCGACTCCGGCGAGGGCCGCTGGACGGTCCTGGCGGCCGTCGACGAGAGCGTCCCTGCGCCCGTCATCAGCGCCGCGCTGACCCAGCGGTACGAGTCGCGCGGGCTGGGCGAGTTCACCGACAAGGTGCTGTCCGCGATGCGTGGCGAGTTCGGCGGCCACGCCGAGAAGACGGGGTGAACCGTGACCAGCCGTTCCCACAGCACGCACCACGGACCCGTCCCCGACGACCATGTCATCGTGCTCTTCGGCGCCACCGGCGACCTCGCCCGGCGCAAGCTCCTGCCGGGGCTGTTCCACCTGGCCAAGGCCGGGCTGCTGCCCGCCCGCTACCGGATCGTCGGTTCCGCGCCGCCCCAGTCGGCGCTCAGCGACGACGAGTTCCGCAAACGGGCCCGGGAGGCGGTCGCCGAGTTCGGCAGCTCCAAGCCCGAGGGCAAGGTGTGGCAGGAGTTCGAGGACGCGCTGTCCTTCGGCGCGGCCGACCCGGACGATCCCGCGCCGCTCCTCGCCGCCGTGGGCGAGGCCGAACGCGCCGTCGGCGGCAGCCCGCGCCGGCTGTTCCACCTCGCCGTGCCGCCGGCGGCGTTCGCCTCCGTCATCGAGACCCTCGGCGCCACCGGCCTCGCCGAGGACGCCCGTGTCATCGTGGAGAAGCCCTTCGGCACGGACCTCGCCTCGGCCCGGGCCCTCAACGCGACGATCCACGCCGTCTTCGACGAGTCCCAGGTCTTCCGCATCGACCACTTCCTCGGCAAGGAGTCGGTCGACAACATCCTCGCCCTGCGGTTCGCCAACGGCTTCTTCGAACCCGTCTGGAACCGCGACCACATCAGCCATGTCCAGATCGACGTGCCGGAGAAGATCGGCATCGAGGGCCGCGCCCAGTTCTTCGAAGGGACCGGGACCTTCCGCGACATGATCGTGACCCATCTCTTCCAGCTCCTCGGCTTCGTGGCGATGGAGCCCCCGACGGCGCTCTCGGCGAAGCCGCTGCGGGACGAGAAGGAGAAGGTCTTCCAGTCCATGCGGCCCCTGGACCCGGCGCACGTGGTCCGCGGCCAGTACGCGGGCTACCGCGAGGAGCCGGGCGTCGACCCCCACTCGGACACCGAGACGTTCGTCGCGCTGCGCGTCGAACTCGACAACTGGCGCTGGGCCGGGGTGCCCTTCTACCTCCGCTCGGGCAAGTCCCTCGCACAGGGCAGACACGTCGTGACCCTGGGCTTTCGCGAACCCGCCCTGCGGATGTTCCCGATGGCCGCGAGGGGCCACGGAGCCCGCAACAACGAGCTGGTGATCGACTTCGACGACCCCGGCCGGATCGCCACCCGGTTCCTCGTCAAGGCCCCCGGCCCCGCCATGCGCCTGTCCGAGGCCGACATGGTCTTCAGCTACGCGGAGTCCTTCAACTCGATCCACGCGCTGGAGGGCTACGAGCGCCTCATCCTCGACGCCATGCTGGGCGACCAGTCGCTGTTCACCCGCTCCGACGGGATCGAGCGGCTCTGGGAGGTGTCCACCCCGCTGCTGGACGACCCGCCGCCGGTCGAACCGTACGCCCCCGGATCCTGGGGCCCCGACCGCGTCAACCGGCTCATCTCGCCGTACCACTGGAGTCTGCCGGGCCGTCAATGACGTCCGTGACCGCCCCGGATCAGTAGCCTCGAGCGCATGCTGGGGCTTCCGGATCACGTCCGCACCTGCCTGTTCGACCTCGACGGCGTCCTCACGCGCACCGCCAAGGTGCACGCGGCCGCGTGGAAGGAGATGTTCGACGACTATCTGCGGCAACGGGCCGGGCGTGAGGGCGCGCCCTTCGTCCCGTTCGACGCCGTCCAGGACTACGACGAGTACGTGGACGGCCGGCCCCGTGAGGACGGGGTCCGCACCTTCCTCGCCTCGCGCGGCATCGAACTGCCCGAGGGCGGACCCGACGACCCGCCGGAGACGGAGACGGTCAACGGACTCGGCACCCGCAAGAACGACCTGGTGCTCCGCAGGATCCGCGAGGAGGGCGTGGAGGCGTACGAGGGCTCGGTGACCTTCGTCCGGGCCGCCAGGGACGCGGGGCTGCGGCGCGCCGTCGTCTCCTCCAGCGCCAACTGCCGGGACGTGCTGGTCGCCGCCGGCATCGAGGAACTCTTCGAGGAGCGCATCGACGGGGTCGTGGTCAGGGAACAGCGGCTGCGGGGCAAGCCCGCTCCGGACACCTATCTGGCCGCCGCCCGGTTGCTCGGCGCCGAACCGGGCGACGCGGCGGTGTTCGAGGACGCGCTCGCCGGAGTGGAGGCCGGAAGGGCCGGACGGTTCGGCCTCGTGGTGGGCGTCGACCGGACCGGGCAGGCGGCGGAGCTGCGGCGGCACGGCGCGGACGTCGTCGTGACCGACCTCGCCGAACTGATGGAGTCGCCATGATCACCCACTCCGGTTACGCGGTCGAACCGTGGTCCCTGCGCGAGACCGAGCTGAACCTCGACCTCCTCTCCCAGAGCGAGTCCGTGTTCGCCCTGTCCAACGGCCACATCGGCTGGCGCGGCAACCTCGACGAGGGCGAACCCCACGGACTGCCCGGGGCCTACCTCAACGGTGTCCACGAG includes:
- the zwf gene encoding glucose-6-phosphate dehydrogenase, encoding MTSRSHSTHHGPVPDDHVIVLFGATGDLARRKLLPGLFHLAKAGLLPARYRIVGSAPPQSALSDDEFRKRAREAVAEFGSSKPEGKVWQEFEDALSFGAADPDDPAPLLAAVGEAERAVGGSPRRLFHLAVPPAAFASVIETLGATGLAEDARVIVEKPFGTDLASARALNATIHAVFDESQVFRIDHFLGKESVDNILALRFANGFFEPVWNRDHISHVQIDVPEKIGIEGRAQFFEGTGTFRDMIVTHLFQLLGFVAMEPPTALSAKPLRDEKEKVFQSMRPLDPAHVVRGQYAGYREEPGVDPHSDTETFVALRVELDNWRWAGVPFYLRSGKSLAQGRHVVTLGFREPALRMFPMAARGHGARNNELVIDFDDPGRIATRFLVKAPGPAMRLSEADMVFSYAESFNSIHALEGYERLILDAMLGDQSLFTRSDGIERLWEVSTPLLDDPPPVEPYAPGSWGPDRVNRLISPYHWSLPGRQ
- a CDS encoding HAD family hydrolase → MLGLPDHVRTCLFDLDGVLTRTAKVHAAAWKEMFDDYLRQRAGREGAPFVPFDAVQDYDEYVDGRPREDGVRTFLASRGIELPEGGPDDPPETETVNGLGTRKNDLVLRRIREEGVEAYEGSVTFVRAARDAGLRRAVVSSSANCRDVLVAAGIEELFEERIDGVVVREQRLRGKPAPDTYLAAARLLGAEPGDAAVFEDALAGVEAGRAGRFGLVVGVDRTGQAAELRRHGADVVVTDLAELMESP